In Falco naumanni isolate bFalNau1 chromosome 5, bFalNau1.pat, whole genome shotgun sequence, the following are encoded in one genomic region:
- the TSPAN19 gene encoding LOW QUALITY PROTEIN: tetraspanin-19 (The sequence of the model RefSeq protein was modified relative to this genomic sequence to represent the inferred CDS: substituted 4 bases at 4 genomic stop codons), whose product MFTEEARQLXFKTENRRMRIRYKIPIQKYYLNVFNGIFLALCLMLXTFGLWLLFDRSNLLSVLFSSGENQLVAYVSCLLVGIGSVITFTSAVRFLGSVVEIKCLLVRYMSFQILVFVTQMAILVLILLRKEEIYNQWNKRIDXVISEYGNENLAEQVPLRNILNAVQHNMECCGRYNVTQWERNKTKENSTQIPCSCTKSSLKKWFCDVPSDSTYSIGCEEYLNICFENNVLILTAITISLLISQVRIVLLTGQLFRNIRKNKIXPNES is encoded by the exons ATGTTTACAGAAGAGGCAAGACAG CTGTgattcaaaactgaaaacagaagaatgagaATAAGATATAAAATACCAATACAGAAGTACTACTTAAATGTCTTCAATGGAATTTTCTT ggCTTTGTGTCTTATGCTTTAGACATTTGGTCTGTGGCTTTTATTTGACAGAAGCAATTTATTGAGTGTGTTAT TTTCTTCAGGTGAGAACCAGCTAGTGGCATATGTTTCTTGTCTGTTAGTTGGAATTGGATCTGTTATTACTTTTACATCAGCTGTGAGATTCCTTGGAAGTGTTGTGGAAATCAAATGTCTACTAGTTAGA tatatgAGTTTTCAAATCCTGGTGTTTGTTACCCAGATGGCAATACTGGTGTTGATACTCCTGAGGAAAGAAGagatat ACAATCAATGGAACAAAAGAATTGATTAAGTTATTTCTGAATATGGGAATGAGAATCTGGCTGAGCAGGTACCTCTGCGGAACATTCTGAATGCTGTGCAGCACaat ATGGAATGCTGTGGAAGATACAATGTCACACAGTgggaaaggaacaaaaccaaggaaaatagTACTCAGATCCCATGTTCATGCACAAAATCCAGTCTGAAGAAATGGTTTTGTGATGTCCCAAGTGATTCAACATACAGTATc GGATGtgaagaatatttaaatatatgttttgaaaacaatgttttgaTCTTAACTGCGATTACTATCAGCCTGCTGATTAGCCAGGTAAGAATAGTTTT ACTAACTGGTCAGCTATTCAGAAACATCAGAAAGAATAAGATTTAGCCAAATGAATCATGA